Proteins found in one Eretmochelys imbricata isolate rEreImb1 chromosome 9, rEreImb1.hap1, whole genome shotgun sequence genomic segment:
- the LRRC3 gene encoding leucine-rich repeat-containing protein 3, whose protein sequence is MIRMFLAHPASSLAQLSSACVFFCLLLCIPPVWTSCPQPCQCTDHSGAMAVLCSSKHLDAIPKDIPQDAVFVKLDANKITQIPNNAFKHLNHLEELDLSRNAIEKIDMAAFRGVADGLRTLDLSNNLIQSIPKEALVKLNAKIRLSNNPWHCECALQEVLWEVKLDPESVNEITCQTSVREEYVGKPLIQVLDSGVNFCNIHQKTTDVAMFITMFGWFTMVITYVVYYVRHNQEDARKHLEYLKSLPSTQVPKETISTVL, encoded by the coding sequence ATGATCAGAATGTTCCTGGCACACCCGGCATCCTCACTGGCACAGCTGTCCTCTGCATGCGTCTTCTTCTGCCTCCTCCTGTGCATCCCTCCTGTGTggacctcctgcccccagccctgccagtgcacAGATCACTCGGGAGCCATGGCTGTGCTGTGCAGCTCAAAGCATTTGGACGCAATCCCAAAGGACATTCCCCAAGATGCTGTGTTTGTGAAGCTCGATGCAAATAAAATCACCCAGATCCCCAACAACGCGTTCAAACACCTGAACCACTTGGAAGAGCTGGACCTCTCCAGAAATGCCATTGAGAAGATAGACATGGCAGCTTTCAGAGGGGTGGCAGATGGGCTGCGGACGCTGGATCTTTCCAATAACCTTATTCAGAGTATTCCCAAGGAAGCCTTGGTCAAATTGAATGCTAAGATCCGCTTGTCCAATAACCCGTGGCACTGCGAGTGCGCTTTGCAGGAGGTGCTCTGGGAAGTGAAGCTAGATCCCGAGTCGGTGAACGAGATCACCTGCCAAACCTCTGTGCGGGAAGAATATGTCGGGAAACCTTTGATCCAGGTCCTGGACTCTGGCGTCAATTTCTGTAACATCCATCAAAAGACCACGGATGTTGCTATGTTCATCACCATGTTCGGCTGGTTCACCATGGTCATCACCTACGTGGTGTATTATGTTCGACACAACCAGGAAGATGCTAGGAAGCACCTGGAGTACCTTAAATCACTGCCTAGCACCCAGGTCCCTAAAGAGACCATCAGCACGGTCCTGTAA